GCTGCTGCTGATCGCGGTCGCGTTCCTGCCCGTGTTCACGCTCGAGGCGCAAGAGGGCCGCCTCTTCAAGCCGCTTGCCTACACGAAGACCCTCGCGATGGCGTTCGCCGCGCTGCTCAGCGTGACGCTCGTGCCCGCGTTGATGGTGTGGCTCGTGCGCGGGCGCATCCGCAGCGAAGCCGAGAACCCCGTCGCGCGCGCACTCGCGGCCGCGTACCGGCCCGTGCTGCGCTGGTGCCTCGTGCATCGCGTCGGTCTGGTCGCGTCGGTGCTCCTCGCGATCGGGCTCAGCGCGGTTCCGTTCGCGCGGCTCGGCTCCGAGTTCATGCCGCCGCTCTACGAGGGCAGCGTGCTGTTCATGCCCGTCAGCGTGCCCGGCATATCGATCGAGGAAGCCAAGCGCGTCGTGCAGGAGCAGGACCGCCGGCTGCGCGCGATCCCGGAGGTGGCGCGCGTGTTCGGCAAGGCTGGGCGCGCCGAGACCGCGACCGATCCCGCGCCACTCTCGATGATCGAGACGGTGATCACGCTGCGCCCGCGCGACGAATGGCGCGAAGGCCTCTCGTACGAGGCATTGATCGCGGAGATGGACCGCGCGGTCGCGACGCCGGGCCTGCAGCCTGCGTGGACGATGCCGATCAAGGCGCGCGTCGACATGCTCACGACGGGCATCCGCACGCCGATCGGCATCAAAGTGTTCGGCGGCGATCTCGAGGAGATCGCGCGCATTGCGGAGTCGCTGGAGCAGATCCTGCGCGACGTGCCGGGGACGCGCAGCGTGTACGCGGAGCGCGAGCTCGGCGGCTACTTCATCGACTTCGTGCCCGATCGAGACGCGATCGCGCGCTACGGGCTGCGCGTGATGGACGTGCTCGAAGTGGTCGAGACGGCGATCGGCGGCCTCGACGTCGACGTCACGATCGAAGGGCGCGAGCGCTACCGCATCAACGTCCGTTACCCGCGCGAGCTGCGCGACACGCCAGAGGATCTCGCGCGCGTGCTCGTGCCAATTCCGCCGCAACGCGGTGTTGGCGCGGCCGACGCCGCAGCGCCGCGTGCGATGTCCGCGGGCATGGGCGCCGGTGCGATGACGAAGGGCGCGGGCCGCACCGCGCAGGTGCGGCTCGGCCAACTCGGCACGATCTCCGCGACGATGGGCGCGCCGATGATCAAGAACGAGGGCGGCCTGCTCACGGGCTGGGTCTACGTCGACACCACGAGCCGCGATCTCGGCGGCTACGTCGAGCGAGCCAAGCGCGCCGTCGCGCTGCAGCTCGCGCTGCCCACGGGCTACTCGCTGCGCTGGACGGGGCAGTACGAGTTTCTCGCGCGCATGCAGGCGCGCATGCGGATTGCCGTGCCGCTCACCGTTGCGCTGATCCTCGCGATCCTGCTGGTGAACTTCGGCGGACTTCCGCAAGCACTGCTCGTGCTCTTCTCGCTCCCGTGCGCGGCGCTCGGCTCGGTGTGGTTGTTATGGGCGCTGGGCTTCAACACCTCGGTAGCCGTCTGGGTCGGACTCATCGGCCTGCTCGGAATCGCCGCCGAGACAGCCTCGATCATGGTGATCTACCTCGACGAGGGCTTCCGGAGCTGGCAGGCGCAGGGCCGGCTGCACAGCACGGCGGACCTGATCGAGATGGCGATCGAGTCCGGCACGCGGCGCGTGCGGCCCCTCGTGATGACCGTGGCGATGAACATCGTCGGGCTCGTGCCCGTGATGCTCGACACCGGCATCGGCTCCGACGTCGCGAAGCGCATCGCCGCACCGCTCTGGGGCGGGCTCGCCTCGCTCACGCTGCTGACCCTCGCAGTGATCCCCGCGCTCTACGTGATGTGGCGCGCGCGCGGGCTTGCTCGGGCCGATGCCGAGCGCTGACTCGTCGCGTTGGCACGCGCGCCCGCTCGCGGACGTCGAGCGCGCGCTGGGCACCGACCGGCGCGCCGGGCTCTCGCGGGACGAAGCTGCGCGGCGGCTCGGGCAGGGCGGCGCGAACGAGTTGCGCGTCGCGCGCGGGCGCTCGGCGGTCGAGATCGCGGCCGACCAGGCGCGCAGCCTCGTCGTGTGGCTGCTCGTCGCGGCTGGGCTCGTGTCGCTCGCGCTGGGAGAGCGCGTCGACGGCGCCGCGATCCTCGCGATCGTCGCCGTGAACGCGCTGATCGGCTTCGCGCAGGAGCTGCGCGCCGAGCGCGCGGTCGCCGCACTGGCGAAGCTGACGGCGCCGCGCGCGCGCGTCGTGCGCGACGGCCGCTCGGAGCTGATCCCCGCGCGTGAAGTCGTCGTCGGCGATCTGCTCGTGCTCGACGCGGGCGACATCGCGGCAGCGGACGCGCGCCTCTGCGAGGCGTCGCGGCTCCAGCTGAACGAAGCGCCGCTCACGGGCGAATCCGAGCCGGTGGCGAAGCACGCGGCCGAGCTCGCGGCGGACACGCCGCTGCCCGATCGCAGGAATCTCGTGTTCCTCGGCACGAGCGTCGCCGCGGGCTCGGGTCGCGCCCTCGTCGTCGCCACCGGCATGACGACGGAAGTCGGCCGCATCGCGCAGCTGCTCGAGAGCGCGCAGACGGAGCCGACGCCGCTACAGCGCCGGCTCGATCGCGTGGGCCGCCAGCTCGTGTGGGCGAGCCTCGCGGTGGTCGCCGTCGTTTCCGCGCTCGGCTGGCTGCGTGGCGCACCGCCGTTCGAGCTCTTCATCGGCGCGGTGAGCCTCGCGGTGGCGGCGGTGCCCGAGGGCCTGCTCGCAGTCGTCACGGTTGCGCTCGCGCTCGGGGTCGAGCGCATGGCGCGCCGCCGCGCGCTCGTGCGTCGGCTCGCATCGGTCGAGACGCTCGGCAGCACGGGCGTGATCTGCACCGACAAGACAGGGACGCTCACGGTCGGCCAGATGACGGTGCGCCGGCTCGCGACTGCCGACGCCACGCTTCGCGTCACTGGCGAGGGCATGCGTGCGGAGGGTGAGATCGCTGGAGCTGGCGCCGACGAGGCGGCGGTTCGCGCGCTGCTGTGGGCAGCGGCCGCCTGCAACGACGCCGAGATCGTGCGCCGCGATGGCACTTATCAGGGAACAGGGGACACCACGGAGATCGCGCTCTTGGTCGCCGCAGCGAAGGGCGGAGTGCAGCGCGCCGAGATCGAGGCGCAGGAGCCGAGGCTGCGCACACTGCCCTTCGACTCCGAGCGCAAGCGCATGTCCATCGTGCGCAAGCGTGCTGGGCGCGAGGTCGCCTACGTGAAGGGTGCCCCCGAAG
This genomic stretch from Deltaproteobacteria bacterium harbors:
- a CDS encoding efflux RND transporter permease subunit, yielding MLARWIELCARRRWLVVAAVVALAAWGVVSARNTPLDALPDLSDTQVIVFTEWMGRSPNLVEDQITYPIVSTFLAAPRVEVVRGFTMFGMSFVYVIFEEGTDLYWARSRVLEALVKLAGKLPPGVAPQLGPDATGVGWVFEYALVDESGTHDLQQLRSLQDWHVRYWLSSVPGVAEVASIGGYEKEYQVEIDPIRLQALGLSIAEIASAIRMSNGDVGGRVLELAQHEYAVRGRGYLQSREAIEQIVVATNAAGTPVQLGDIARVQIGGAIRRGFGELDGEGEAVGGIVVMRFGENALQVIERVKAKLTEMEPALPPGVRIVATYDRSELILGSVRTLGTNLAQVMAIVCLTIVVFLFHLRSALVPALMLPIAVALAFIPMSAMGLTTNIMSLAGIIIAIGDMVDAAVVLVENAHRRLAEAGPSADRVRVVIDSAKELGPPIFGSLLLIAVAFLPVFTLEAQEGRLFKPLAYTKTLAMAFAALLSVTLVPALMVWLVRGRIRSEAENPVARALAAAYRPVLRWCLVHRVGLVASVLLAIGLSAVPFARLGSEFMPPLYEGSVLFMPVSVPGISIEEAKRVVQEQDRRLRAIPEVARVFGKAGRAETATDPAPLSMIETVITLRPRDEWREGLSYEALIAEMDRAVATPGLQPAWTMPIKARVDMLTTGIRTPIGIKVFGGDLEEIARIAESLEQILRDVPGTRSVYAERELGGYFIDFVPDRDAIARYGLRVMDVLEVVETAIGGLDVDVTIEGRERYRINVRYPRELRDTPEDLARVLVPIPPQRGVGAADAAAPRAMSAGMGAGAMTKGAGRTAQVRLGQLGTISATMGAPMIKNEGGLLTGWVYVDTTSRDLGGYVERAKRAVALQLALPTGYSLRWTGQYEFLARMQARMRIAVPLTVALILAILLVNFGGLPQALLVLFSLPCAALGSVWLLWALGFNTSVAVWVGLIGLLGIAAETASIMVIYLDEGFRSWQAQGRLHSTADLIEMAIESGTRRVRPLVMTVAMNIVGLVPVMLDTGIGSDVAKRIAAPLWGGLASLTLLTLAVIPALYVMWRARGLARADAER
- a CDS encoding cation-translocating P-type ATPase, producing the protein MPSADSSRWHARPLADVERALGTDRRAGLSRDEAARRLGQGGANELRVARGRSAVEIAADQARSLVVWLLVAAGLVSLALGERVDGAAILAIVAVNALIGFAQELRAERAVAALAKLTAPRARVVRDGRSELIPAREVVVGDLLVLDAGDIAAADARLCEASRLQLNEAPLTGESEPVAKHAAELAADTPLPDRRNLVFLGTSVAAGSGRALVVATGMTTEVGRIAQLLESAQTEPTPLQRRLDRVGRQLVWASLAVVAVVSALGWLRGAPPFELFIGAVSLAVAAVPEGLLAVVTVALALGVERMARRRALVRRLASVETLGSTGVICTDKTGTLTVGQMTVRRLATADATLRVTGEGMRAEGEIAGAGADEAAVRALLWAAAACNDAEIVRRDGTYQGTGDTTEIALLVAAAKGGVQRAEIEAQEPRLRTLPFDSERKRMSIVRKRAGREVAYVKGAPEAVLECCTHFAQASGVTAFDAATRAALAQSVAALAADALRVLAIAAREVSGGKPDDEVERGLTLLGFVGMQDPPRPEAASAIARCRSAGIRVVMITGDHPATARAIAAELGIVNASDEVLTGTELERLSHDALRERAPRISVYARTSPEQKLQIVRAWKARGAIVAMTGDGVNDAPALREASIGVAMGAAGTEVAKQAADLVIADDDFASIVAAVEEGRGIFDNVSKTLAYLLAGNVGELGFMLAAGLLGWPVPLLPVQLLWINLVTDGLPALALASDPIDPDVLQRPPRPATAQLADAAGLRTLLLTGALTAAVALAAFGYELARGAELSVARNAAFSTLVFAELLRAFGARSATRSVFEVSLRSNLRLLAVVAASFALQLVIHHEPRVASVFATAPISLGQCVAQIALASVPLALLELRKLALRRTRRKEAS